From the genome of Arthrobacter russicus:
GCCGCCAGGTTTCCGCCCCGGGCGACCAGGAGGTCCTCGAGTTTGGCCAGCAGGATCGCCCCGGCCCCCGATCCGGCAGCCAAGTGGTCTCCGGCCAACGGCGAATGCGGGGAGCCCACGTGCGGCAGCCACTGCAACCAGTTCCAGCGTTCCCGCGACTCGGTGCCGACCAGCGCGGCGACCACGAGTTCCGACGGCGAATGCAGGCCCACCGCTTGGAGCACGATGCCCCGGGCCACGTCGTCGAGCACTTCCCGGCGTCCGGCCAAGCCCAGGGCCCCGGCGCTGCGCAACTGGGAAACCACCGGGACCGCCTCGATGAAGGCGTACTCGTTCGCGGTGTCGTCGATGATTTTTTGGAATTCGGGAACCGTGTTGTTCATGGTCGGCGCATTGATCGGGATCCGGCTCGGTTGCCGGCCCAGCCCGAACCGCAGGGAAAGGAAGGCCGGGTGCTCCGGCCGGTGCGTCCAGAGCAACGGACCGAGTTTGTAGATCGCGTCCACGGTCTCGGCGACCGAGGGGCTCTCCGCGCTGCGGACCGCGCGCTCCACCTGCTGCAAGGTGCCCACTTGTTCGTGGAAGACCTCCAGCGATCCGTAAAACTGCTCCGATCCCAGGGCCAGGAGTTTCTTCGCCTGCATCCGCTGATCGAGCCAGGTCGCCATCAGCATCAAGGGCATCATGATCACGAAGACCAGGCTGAAGATGCTCTGCGTCACCGCGAACATGATGCCGCCCATCAACAACGGCGAGACCAGCATCACCGCGGGGAACCGTTGCGGCTGCGGCCGCTGCGGGCCTTCCGGGATCTTCTGCTCGGCCGGCCCGAAATGCGGCACCACCCGGGGCGAACGGTTGAATTCGACCAACGGACCGGCCAAGGCGTCGCCACCGGTCCGGCCGATCGCGAGCACGCTGATCCTGGTGTCGCCCAAGCTGATCTCGTCGTTGGGGCCCAGCACCGCCCGGCCCACCGGCGAGCCGTCCATGACCAAGCCGTTCGCGGAGTTCGTGTCGGCGATCTCGATGCTGTCCGCCACGGTGATCCGGGCATGCCGTTTGGACATCATCGGGTCGCTGAGCCGGATGTCCGCGTTGCGGTCGCGGCCGATGTAGCTGGTGCCCAGCGGCAGCGAGAACTCCCGGCCGGCATCGGGCCCGTCGAGCACCCGCAAAGTCGCCGCAGCCGGGCCGCGGTCCTGCCCGGGCGCGGTGAAGTCCCGGCTCAACCGGGTAAGTGAAACCGTGGACCCGGGCCGCAACCCGGACTCCAGCAGGTTCCCCGCCGGGTCCAATGCGCGCCCTTGCACATTGCCGCCGGCCATCGGTGCCTGGTCGACCTGCAGGGTGAGGTTTTCCGGAATCGCAGTGCCCCGGCGGTTCGGATCGGCCGCGAAGAGTTCCGCCGCGATGTCCCCGACGGTGGCCAGGCCGTCGACGGTGACCGCCAGGTCCTTCGGCTCGGGATCCCGCCGGAGCGTCAATCTGATCCTCATGCGTCGTCGAGGCCTTTCATCGTCTCCAGCAGGGGCAAATCGTCCGGGGTCACCAGATGCGAGGTGATCGCGTGCTCCACCAGGCGCGCCCGGCGGTTGGTGGCCAGCTTCCCGCCGCCGCCGCGCAGGCCCACCACGCCCACCCGGTCCAACTTGTCGCAGACGTTGTCCAGCTTCCGGTTGAACCTGGTCAGGGCCCAGCCCAGTTTCCGCGCGGCCTCGGCCGAAGACGGGATCGCGGCGAACCCGGTGCCCTCGCGACGCAGCATCGGTTCAGCGAGGGCCACGATGATCGCTTTCTGCGAATCCGTGAAGACCACCGGACCGATCGTGGTGTCGCCCACCGCGTCGAACTCGTTGCTCTGGTATTTGAAGGACGGGGATTTCAGGTGCACGGAGAAGTCATAGGTGGTCGGCCCGGCGGTGAAGACCACGTTGGTCTGGCCGAACACCAGCGGGATCCGGGCCCCGGGCGCCAGCCAGGCCTGCATGCCGCCGCCCGCATCGGCCACCGTCGCGGACAGGATGCTGCCCACGTTGGAGAGCCACCAGATCCCGTCGTAGTGCGCGATCTGCAAGAACTTCCGATGCAGGTAAGGATTGTCGTCGACCTCCAGGTCGCCCTCCCGGCCGATGTTGAACGCCTCCGTCTTCGCCGGCTCGTACCATTCGCCGCAGAAATCGATGCTGAGTTCAGATCCGGCCATGCCAACCTCCTGCGCGGGTCGCTCCTGCTCGACAGCCGGTCCCCCGGCTGGTCCCGGCGCTCATTGCGGGAAACATTTCTTCTCCTCGTCCGAGGCCTTGCCGTTGGCCCGGACCAGGATCACCGAAATACAGGAAACGTTCTGCGCATTGTTCGCCACGAAGACGTTCGGGGTTCCAGTGCCTTTGAAGTCGCCGGTTTTGATCGCGTCCACCGGAGCCCACTGGAAACTGTCGCCGGGCTGCGGGTCCGGATTCCGCCAGCTCCAGTTCGCCCCGCCGTCGCCAGCGACCGCGGTCAGATCCGCGACTTGCGGCACCAGCAGGCCCAAGTCCACCGGGGGTGGCGGGGTTTTGCTGCCGGCGGTAGGCGTCGCGGAAGGCGCCGGCCCGGAATTGGCGTTGACCAGAACCAGCACCAGCACCACCGCTGCGACCAGCACCAGGACGCTGATCGCTCCGGCCCAGAGCGATCCGGCGCCGGGTTTGCCTTTGGCCTTGCCGCCCGGCCGCAGGCTTTCGGGCTCGATCGGCCGCGGCCTGGCCACCGTGGCGGCGAGTGAATCTTCCGTCGCCTCCGGAGTCCCGCTTCCCGGGGTCCAACCACGCGGCGCGGTACTGAACCCCTGGTCGGCGCGGGCCGGATTCACCCCCGGTACCGAACTGACCTGCGGCGCCGGACTGCTCTGCGGCGCAGCGGCGCCGGGCACGGTGAAATCGTCGGGGCGCTGCACCGTGCCGGCAGCTGCACCGGGTCCCGTCCCGGCGTCGGGCGCGGCCGGGGGCACGCTGCGGTCCATCGCCGGAAATCGGGATTTGCTGCTCCCGGTGGTGCTGTCCGGATCGATCGAGATGATGTTGCGTACCCGGGTTTCTTCGGCTTCGCCGTCGGGCGGCGCGGACTCTTCGTGCGGCGTTTCTTCCTGCACCTCGAACGGGGTGACCGAAAAGCCCAATTCGTTCTGGATCCGTTGCAGTGCGCGGGCGAAATCCTGGGCTGAGGCATAGCGTGATTCCGGGGATTTCGCCATCGCGGTGGCCAGCACCAGTTCGAGCGACTCCGGGACGTCGGCCCGGCCCAGCGGCGGCAAGGCGGCGGTGCCGATCCGCGCGATCAATTCGCGTTGCGAGTTGTCCGCGCCGGGGAGCACAAAAGGCGAACGCCCGGCCAGCAGGGTGTAGAGCGTGGCACCGAGCGCCCAGACATCGACTTTCACGCCGTCGGCGTTCTGCCCGGTGAACGATTCCGGCGGGGACCAGGGAATCGACATTCCGGCGTCTTCGTCGGCAGTGGCGTCCATGGTCCCGGAAATCCCGAAGTCGGTCAGCGCCGGGCGGTTGTAATCGGTGACCAGGATGTTCGCCGGTTTGATGTCCCGGTGCGCGATTCCGGCCCGATGCGCGGTTTCCACGGCGGAAGCGACCTGGACGCCCACGGCCAGGACTTCGTCGACGCTGAACCGGGCGCGCCGGTACCTGACATCGAGGCTCGGCCGGGAACAGTACTCCATGGCGAGATACGAATGCCCGCCTGCGGTGACCTCGGCTTCGTAGATCGTCACGATGTAGGGGTGGCTGGACAGCTGGGCCATCAAATTCGCTTCGGATTCGAAACGCCGGCGGGCGCTCTCCGTTTTCAAATCGGAAATCAGCACCTTGACCGCGACTTTACGGCGTGGCCGGTCCTGTTCGTACAGGAAGACATCAGAGAACCCCCCGGAACCCAGCAACGCCAGGTAGTTGTATCCGGGGATGTCCGGCGGCGGCGCGGGGGGCCGTTTCTGGCTCACTGGAGCCCCTCGAAACGCAGTGAAACGTCCTC
Proteins encoded in this window:
- a CDS encoding serine/threonine-protein kinase; translation: MSQKRPPAPPPDIPGYNYLALLGSGGFSDVFLYEQDRPRRKVAVKVLISDLKTESARRRFESEANLMAQLSSHPYIVTIYEAEVTAGGHSYLAMEYCSRPSLDVRYRRARFSVDEVLAVGVQVASAVETAHRAGIAHRDIKPANILVTDYNRPALTDFGISGTMDATADEDAGMSIPWSPPESFTGQNADGVKVDVWALGATLYTLLAGRSPFVLPGADNSQRELIARIGTAALPPLGRADVPESLELVLATAMAKSPESRYASAQDFARALQRIQNELGFSVTPFEVQEETPHEESAPPDGEAEETRVRNIISIDPDSTTGSSKSRFPAMDRSVPPAAPDAGTGPGAAAGTVQRPDDFTVPGAAAPQSSPAPQVSSVPGVNPARADQGFSTAPRGWTPGSGTPEATEDSLAATVARPRPIEPESLRPGGKAKGKPGAGSLWAGAISVLVLVAAVVLVLVLVNANSGPAPSATPTAGSKTPPPPVDLGLLVPQVADLTAVAGDGGANWSWRNPDPQPGDSFQWAPVDAIKTGDFKGTGTPNVFVANNAQNVSCISVILVRANGKASDEEKKCFPQ